One Paraglaciecola mesophila genomic region harbors:
- a CDS encoding NAD(P)/FAD-dependent oxidoreductase encodes MKRIVVVGGGAGGLELVAQLSRYCRKHTAVEMILVDKVRTHVWKPLLHEVAAGIIDKNSDGVDYRIHASRLKYEFQQGTLKGIDEQNKSIALDALHDEEGELILPERTIEYDILVLAIGSVSNDFGTPGVKDNSYFLDSLVQAERFHRALLNQMLRVNQPNTQQSMLKVSIVGAGATGTELAAQLHHVANLSRAYGMPAMSAQRLEISIIEAGPRILPALPERIAYAAKSALQKIGVKLYEDTKVIRAEKNGFVTADDELIEADLMVWAAGVKAPNLIKELDMFETNRAQQVLVDAQLRAKNHQDIYVLGDCCAFQQEDGTWVPPRAQSAHQMASTVYKNIVNQLQGKEFEDYKYSDYGSLVHLSKYSTVGSLMGNLSNSSMFVEGKLARLVYTSLYSMHQFAVHGWLKATLTMLSRRVSKFVGPKLKLH; translated from the coding sequence ATGAAACGTATAGTCGTTGTAGGCGGCGGGGCGGGTGGTCTTGAGTTAGTTGCTCAGCTAAGCCGTTATTGTCGAAAACACACTGCTGTGGAGATGATCCTAGTTGATAAGGTCAGAACGCATGTGTGGAAACCGCTGCTACATGAAGTCGCTGCGGGTATTATCGATAAAAACTCTGATGGCGTGGATTATCGTATTCATGCCAGTCGCCTCAAATATGAATTCCAACAAGGAACGCTCAAGGGGATTGATGAGCAGAATAAATCGATCGCGTTAGACGCCCTACATGATGAAGAGGGTGAGCTAATTTTACCTGAACGTACAATTGAGTACGATATTCTGGTGTTAGCAATCGGCAGCGTGAGTAATGACTTTGGCACGCCGGGCGTGAAGGACAACAGCTACTTCTTGGATTCACTCGTTCAGGCTGAACGCTTTCATCGCGCGCTGCTCAATCAAATGCTCAGAGTCAATCAACCGAATACTCAGCAGTCGATGCTCAAGGTTTCGATTGTAGGGGCGGGAGCGACAGGGACTGAGCTTGCAGCGCAATTACATCACGTTGCGAATTTATCTAGGGCTTACGGTATGCCTGCAATGTCGGCTCAGCGTTTGGAAATTTCGATCATCGAAGCCGGCCCTAGAATTTTGCCAGCATTGCCAGAACGAATAGCCTATGCTGCCAAAAGTGCGTTACAGAAAATCGGCGTGAAACTTTACGAAGACACCAAAGTCATTAGGGCGGAGAAAAACGGCTTTGTTACCGCTGATGATGAGCTAATTGAAGCTGATTTAATGGTGTGGGCAGCGGGCGTAAAAGCGCCAAACTTGATCAAAGAGCTGGATATGTTCGAAACAAATCGTGCACAACAGGTGTTGGTAGACGCGCAACTACGGGCCAAGAATCATCAAGATATTTATGTACTCGGTGACTGCTGTGCCTTTCAGCAAGAAGATGGTACTTGGGTGCCCCCGAGAGCGCAATCGGCCCATCAAATGGCGTCAACCGTATATAAAAATATCGTCAATCAACTCCAAGGCAAGGAATTCGAAGATTACAAATATAGCGATTACGGCTCGTTAGTTCACTTAAGTAAGTACAGTACGGTGGGGAGTTTGATGGGTAACCTGTCTAACAGCAGTATGTTCGTTGAAGGTAAGTTAGCCCGTTTGGTGTATACCTCACTTTATAGCATGCACCAGTTTGCCGTTCATGGTTGGTTAAAAGCCACGCTAACTATGCTGAGTCGCCGGGTCAGTAAATTTGTCGGTCCCAAGCTAAAACTTCATTAA
- a CDS encoding nidogen-like domain-containing protein has translation MYEFKKLVKAIAISGALATSMASMTANASVLLEGWSGSGESGFGTVALEKNDDGSSQEIFFSDYADLGFDSGVNFFGRSHNSFYVNNNGNISFNGAVGQYTPDPFPNTLFGGDDFEGGGDDDCGIDCLDIPQEAQQTRSTFTTNNVETEAPAELNTIAMIAPFWADVDTGCDDCGDVFIGSPNAETLVITWDSVGFFSSDSSLTNTFQLVLIDRADTGAGNFDVEFRYEDINWTTGDASGGENGLGGTPAQAGYDAGDGVNFFTLPGSRTSEVVNLDTADSNTGTAGIWKFAIRDGELPGDTAENPILPVINPETPTDYNFEFVIIEPETPIFIDPDVAVGYDYIVNSGPSITSVMLPTGFGDDVYDLWLWDAALMDWYDTGEDLLGGVTFDFTTAVDRFRILGIETSEMVDPTDPNAFVTALTFDAAGVINMNQNAITEFVDDPQAVSAPAGLGIFGLSLLIFLRARKRRA, from the coding sequence ATGTATGAATTCAAGAAGTTAGTCAAAGCAATCGCCATTAGCGGAGCATTGGCGACCAGTATGGCTTCGATGACTGCTAACGCGAGCGTATTGTTAGAGGGTTGGAGTGGTTCAGGTGAGTCGGGGTTTGGAACTGTTGCCCTAGAAAAAAACGATGATGGCTCTAGCCAGGAAATATTTTTCAGTGATTATGCTGATCTTGGTTTTGATTCTGGTGTTAATTTCTTTGGCCGTAGCCATAACTCATTTTACGTAAACAATAACGGCAATATTAGCTTTAATGGTGCTGTTGGTCAGTATACGCCAGACCCATTTCCAAATACGCTCTTTGGAGGTGATGACTTTGAAGGCGGCGGTGATGACGACTGCGGTATAGATTGTCTTGATATTCCTCAAGAGGCCCAACAGACACGTTCGACCTTTACTACAAATAACGTAGAGACCGAAGCGCCCGCAGAATTAAATACCATCGCAATGATCGCACCCTTTTGGGCGGATGTAGACACAGGTTGTGACGACTGTGGTGACGTATTTATTGGCTCGCCCAATGCTGAAACCTTGGTGATTACTTGGGATAGCGTTGGTTTTTTCTCTTCAGATAGTTCACTTACGAATACCTTTCAATTAGTTCTAATTGACCGTGCTGACACCGGTGCCGGCAACTTCGATGTGGAATTCCGGTATGAAGACATCAACTGGACCACTGGTGATGCTTCAGGCGGTGAGAACGGCCTCGGTGGAACGCCAGCGCAAGCGGGTTATGATGCTGGTGATGGTGTGAATTTCTTTACTCTTCCTGGTTCTCGTACTAGTGAAGTTGTGAATTTAGATACTGCTGACAGCAATACAGGTACTGCAGGTATTTGGAAGTTTGCTATTCGTGACGGTGAATTACCAGGCGATACCGCTGAAAATCCGATTTTGCCAGTGATTAATCCTGAAACACCCACTGATTACAACTTTGAATTTGTGATCATTGAGCCAGAAACACCAATATTTATCGACCCGGATGTTGCCGTTGGTTACGATTACATCGTCAATAGTGGCCCGAGCATTACCTCAGTGATGCTACCTACCGGCTTTGGTGATGACGTTTATGACCTTTGGTTATGGGATGCCGCCTTGATGGATTGGTATGACACAGGTGAAGATTTGCTTGGTGGTGTAACGTTTGATTTCACTACAGCAGTTGACCGTTTCCGTATATTGGGTATTGAGACCTCTGAAATGGTAGATCCAACGGATCCTAATGCATTTGTTACCGCATTGACCTTTGATGCCGCTGGGGTAATCAACATGAATCAAAACGCTATTACTGAGTTTGTTGACGACCCTCAAGCGGTTTCTGCACCTGCAGGGCTAGGTATCTTCGGATTATCTTTGTTGATATTCTTACGCGCTAGAAAGCGTCGCGCTTAA
- a CDS encoding glutamate-5-semialdehyde dehydrogenase, whose protein sequence is MAFSIAQAAKAARVASRQVAKLSATQKETLLKDIAERMLEQSTEIMVANEQDLAAGRENNLDDAMLDRLLLSAERIQGIANAVLDIAAQADPVGSIEHMQQMPSGIQVGKMRIPLGVIAMIYESRPNVTIDAAALCLKAGNAVVLRGGKEALHSNLALAECIRFALDKNGIDPAAVVVVPNPDRAVMNELMTLNEDIDLIIPRGGEGLIRFVSENSRIPVIQHYKGVCHLYVDDAADEIKALNLLKNGKTQRTGVCNSLETLLVHQDIAASFLPKVRELFAEFQVKVHACERSISYFDNALAATEDDWHAEYLAMEIAIRVVDDFDAAIEHIETYSSGHTEVIATQDFSRAQQFIRTLNSAVVMANASSRFSDGGELGLGAEIGISTSKLHAYGPMGAASLTTQKFIVLGDGEVRH, encoded by the coding sequence ATGGCATTTTCAATCGCTCAAGCTGCTAAAGCAGCTCGTGTTGCTTCTCGTCAAGTCGCTAAATTATCAGCGACGCAAAAAGAAACCTTATTAAAAGACATCGCTGAGCGCATGTTAGAGCAAAGCACAGAGATCATGGTTGCCAATGAGCAGGATTTGGCGGCAGGTCGTGAAAATAATTTAGACGATGCCATGCTAGACCGTTTGCTTCTAAGTGCTGAGCGCATTCAAGGCATAGCTAATGCGGTACTTGATATTGCAGCGCAGGCAGATCCTGTGGGTAGCATTGAACATATGCAACAAATGCCAAGTGGTATTCAAGTGGGCAAAATGCGTATCCCATTAGGGGTAATTGCGATGATCTACGAGTCACGGCCAAATGTTACCATTGACGCTGCCGCTTTGTGTTTAAAGGCGGGTAATGCTGTGGTGTTGCGGGGAGGAAAAGAAGCCTTGCACTCAAATTTGGCTTTGGCTGAGTGCATCCGCTTTGCGTTAGACAAAAACGGCATAGATCCCGCAGCGGTTGTAGTTGTGCCCAACCCTGACCGCGCAGTAATGAACGAATTAATGACGTTAAATGAAGATATTGACTTAATTATTCCCCGAGGCGGTGAAGGTCTGATCCGGTTTGTGAGTGAGAATAGCCGTATTCCTGTTATTCAGCATTACAAAGGTGTGTGTCATTTATATGTTGATGATGCGGCAGATGAAATCAAAGCCCTTAACTTATTGAAAAATGGTAAAACTCAGCGCACGGGCGTATGTAACTCCCTTGAAACTTTATTAGTTCACCAAGATATAGCCGCGTCCTTTTTGCCAAAGGTGCGGGAACTATTTGCAGAATTTCAGGTTAAAGTGCACGCCTGTGAGCGCAGCATTAGCTATTTCGACAACGCCTTAGCCGCTACCGAAGATGACTGGCATGCTGAATACTTAGCCATGGAAATTGCTATCAGGGTTGTAGACGACTTTGATGCGGCGATCGAACATATCGAAACATACAGCTCAGGACATACTGAGGTCATTGCGACGCAGGACTTTAGTCGTGCTCAGCAGTTTATTCGTACCTTAAATTCAGCTGTGGTTATGGCAAACGCTTCATCTCGTTTCTCAGACGGTGGTGAGCTTGGCTTAGGTGCCGAAATCGGGATCTCAACCAGTAAATTACATGCCTATGGCCCAATGGGCGCAGCCTCTTTGACTACGCAGAAGTTTATCGTGTTAGGAGATGGAGAAGTACGTCACTAA